A genomic region of Methanomassiliicoccus sp. contains the following coding sequences:
- a CDS encoding CoB--CoM heterodisulfide reductase iron-sulfur subunit A family protein: MSETRGAVVVVGGGISGVQTSLDLAESGFQVYLIEKTPSIGGVMSQLDKTFPTNDCSMCILSPKLVEAARHPLINLMTMSEVVDVSGEAPNFKVTVRHNPRYVDMDKCVGCGICAEKCPVKMPNEYDANLVNRKAIYIPFAQAVPLKYAIDGSKCLKITKGRCGLCEKNCPAGAINYEDKAVDETIDVGAIILAPGFSVFDARLKKEYGYGEYPNVITSLEFERFLSATGPYGGHVLRPSDQKAPKKVAFLQCVGSRDEKVGNTYCSSVCCMYAMKQAIIAGEHTAGLVPTIFFMDIRAVGKEFEDYRARAEKEYGIKMHRATRVASVSEDPATKNLTLRYESGGDIVEEEFDLVVLSVGLEPTKGADKISKIFGVNLNKYGFAGTNLYSPLTSSRPGVFVTGAFAAPKDIPTSVAEASGAAAKAGAYISNKRSFPEEEKREEIAVEGEEPRIGVFVCDCGINIKATVDVPSVVEYARTLPNVVFAEENKYSCSADTQQRIKDLIHKEKLNRVVVASCTPRTHEPLFQSTLKEAGLNPYLFEMANIRDQCSWIHMGEPEKATKKSKDLVRMAVAKSRLLEPLYESTLPVTHSTVVVGGGVSGMIAALDIAGQGYHVDLLEKTEELGGNAMKIYHEEDGRKLREFAKELVTRVRNNKNITVHLKTEVKDVGGFVGNFKVQTTEGEIETGSIVVAVGAEEYKAKEHLYGEDPRVVTQLELEDKMQKGALPAKTIAMIQCVGSRNAEAPYCSRVCCANAIKNAIAIRKADPNAAVYVFHKDIRTYGFREDLYKEAGMAGVRFVRVPDDKPPMVTKEGDDLKLVATDIVLGDDIELKPDMVVLSTGIRPHHDNEDLAKMLKVPLSKDKYFLEAHMKLRPVDFATNGVYLCGLAHWPKFTDEAIAQASGAAARAMTIISKPELKSEGIIAAVNEDICDGCKICEPVCEYKAITIVEDPKNPEKKKAVVNEGLCKGCGCCVAACPSGAMEQRGFKNQQILATIDAALEESD, translated from the coding sequence ATGTCTGAAACGAGAGGAGCGGTAGTTGTCGTCGGAGGAGGTATCTCCGGCGTACAGACGTCCTTGGACCTTGCTGAATCGGGGTTCCAGGTCTACTTGATAGAAAAGACGCCCAGCATTGGAGGGGTGATGTCCCAGTTGGACAAGACCTTCCCCACCAACGACTGTTCGATGTGTATTCTTTCACCCAAGCTGGTGGAGGCTGCCCGTCATCCCCTGATCAACCTCATGACCATGTCCGAGGTCGTTGATGTCAGCGGAGAGGCACCCAACTTCAAGGTGACGGTACGCCACAATCCCCGCTATGTCGACATGGACAAGTGCGTGGGATGCGGCATCTGCGCAGAGAAGTGCCCCGTAAAGATGCCTAATGAGTACGATGCCAACCTGGTCAACAGAAAGGCGATATACATCCCCTTCGCCCAGGCGGTACCACTGAAATATGCCATAGACGGCTCGAAGTGCCTTAAGATCACAAAGGGACGCTGCGGCCTTTGCGAGAAGAACTGCCCTGCCGGTGCCATCAACTACGAGGACAAGGCTGTCGATGAGACCATCGATGTCGGCGCCATCATCCTCGCTCCCGGTTTCTCGGTCTTCGATGCCCGGCTCAAGAAGGAATACGGCTATGGGGAATACCCCAACGTCATCACCTCTCTGGAGTTCGAGAGGTTCCTGAGCGCCACCGGCCCCTATGGCGGTCATGTGCTCAGGCCCTCAGATCAGAAGGCCCCCAAGAAGGTCGCCTTCCTGCAGTGTGTCGGTTCCAGGGATGAGAAGGTCGGAAATACGTACTGTTCCTCGGTCTGCTGCATGTATGCCATGAAGCAGGCGATCATCGCCGGGGAGCACACCGCCGGACTGGTGCCCACCATATTCTTTATGGATATACGGGCTGTGGGCAAGGAGTTCGAGGACTACCGCGCACGAGCTGAGAAGGAGTACGGGATCAAGATGCACCGCGCCACCAGGGTAGCGAGCGTCTCCGAGGACCCCGCGACCAAGAACCTCACCCTCCGCTACGAGAGCGGTGGTGACATCGTGGAAGAGGAGTTCGACCTGGTCGTCCTCTCTGTGGGTCTGGAGCCCACCAAGGGAGCGGACAAGATCAGCAAGATATTTGGTGTCAACCTCAACAAGTACGGCTTCGCCGGAACCAATTTGTACAGCCCCCTCACCTCAAGCCGCCCTGGTGTGTTCGTGACCGGCGCCTTCGCCGCTCCCAAGGACATCCCTACCTCCGTGGCCGAGGCCTCGGGAGCTGCCGCCAAGGCAGGCGCTTATATTTCCAACAAGAGGTCATTCCCCGAGGAGGAGAAGCGCGAGGAGATCGCTGTCGAAGGAGAGGAGCCCAGGATCGGTGTCTTCGTCTGCGACTGCGGTATCAACATCAAGGCGACCGTCGACGTCCCCAGCGTCGTGGAGTACGCAAGGACCCTGCCCAACGTGGTCTTCGCGGAGGAGAACAAGTACTCCTGTTCCGCCGATACCCAGCAGAGGATCAAGGACCTCATCCATAAGGAGAAGCTCAACAGGGTCGTGGTCGCTTCCTGCACCCCCCGTACGCACGAGCCTCTGTTCCAGAGCACTCTGAAGGAGGCAGGCCTCAACCCCTACCTCTTCGAGATGGCCAACATCCGTGACCAATGCTCCTGGATCCATATGGGAGAGCCTGAGAAGGCCACCAAGAAGTCCAAGGACCTTGTGAGGATGGCCGTCGCCAAGTCCCGCCTGCTCGAGCCCCTGTACGAGTCCACGCTCCCCGTTACACACTCTACCGTGGTCGTCGGCGGAGGCGTGTCTGGAATGATCGCTGCCCTGGACATCGCCGGCCAGGGTTATCACGTCGACCTCCTGGAAAAGACCGAGGAGCTCGGCGGCAACGCCATGAAGATCTACCACGAGGAGGACGGCCGCAAGCTTCGCGAGTTCGCCAAGGAGCTGGTCACCAGGGTGCGCAACAACAAGAACATCACCGTGCACCTAAAAACCGAGGTCAAGGACGTCGGCGGCTTCGTCGGAAACTTCAAGGTCCAAACCACCGAGGGTGAGATCGAGACCGGTAGTATCGTCGTGGCCGTAGGTGCTGAGGAGTACAAGGCCAAGGAGCACCTCTACGGTGAGGACCCGCGTGTCGTCACACAGCTGGAACTGGAGGACAAGATGCAGAAGGGCGCTCTCCCCGCCAAGACCATCGCCATGATACAGTGCGTTGGTTCCCGTAACGCCGAGGCCCCCTACTGCAGCAGGGTCTGCTGTGCCAACGCCATCAAGAACGCCATCGCCATCAGGAAGGCCGACCCCAACGCCGCGGTGTACGTGTTCCACAAGGACATAAGGACCTACGGCTTCCGTGAGGACCTTTACAAGGAGGCCGGTATGGCTGGCGTAAGGTTCGTCAGGGTGCCCGATGACAAGCCTCCGATGGTCACCAAGGAAGGGGACGACCTGAAACTGGTTGCCACCGACATAGTCCTGGGCGACGACATCGAGCTGAAGCCGGACATGGTAGTGCTCAGCACCGGTATACGTCCCCACCATGACAACGAGGACCTGGCCAAGATGCTGAAAGTACCTCTCAGCAAGGACAAGTACTTCCTGGAGGCCCACATGAAGCTCAGGCCCGTGGACTTCGCCACAAACGGCGTATACCTCTGTGGCCTGGCCCACTGGCCCAAGTTCACAGACGAGGCCATCGCCCAGGCGTCCGGAGCGGCCGCCCGTGCCATGACCATAATCTCCAAGCCCGAGCTGAAGAGTGAAGGTATCATCGCCGCGGTTAACGAGGATATCTGCGATGGCTGCAAGATCTGCGAGCCGGTCTGCGAGTACAAGGCCATCACTATAGTGGAAGACCCCAAGAACCCGGAGAAGAAGAAGGCCGTCGTCAACGAGGGTCTGTGTAAGGGCTGCGGTTGCTGTGTGGCAGCGTGCCCGTCAGGCGCTATGGAGCAGAGGGGCTTCAAGAACCAGCAGATCCTCGCTACCATTGATGCTGCGCTCGAGGAGAGTGATTGA
- a CDS encoding hydrogenase iron-sulfur subunit yields MSTQQGTSPAAVTATTEGQFEPKIIAFCCNWCSYAGADLAGVSRLQMPTNFLVLRAMCSARVDPEFVLRAFAKGADGVLVLGCHPADCHYIGGNYRTRRRIALLKMLLEQYGLDPDRLHLEWVSASEGVKFQSTIKDFTEKIREMGPNPLKEAEEESARVQGEPHH; encoded by the coding sequence ATGTCGACACAACAAGGAACAAGCCCCGCCGCGGTAACTGCGACGACCGAAGGCCAGTTTGAACCGAAGATAATCGCCTTCTGTTGCAACTGGTGTTCTTATGCCGGAGCAGACCTGGCAGGAGTCTCCAGGTTGCAGATGCCGACCAATTTCCTGGTCCTCAGAGCCATGTGCTCTGCCAGAGTGGACCCGGAGTTCGTTCTCCGTGCCTTTGCCAAGGGCGCCGATGGCGTGCTGGTCCTGGGATGCCATCCCGCGGACTGCCACTACATCGGCGGCAACTACAGAACGAGGAGAAGGATTGCCCTGCTCAAGATGTTGTTAGAGCAGTATGGTCTCGACCCTGACCGCTTGCACCTGGAGTGGGTCTCAGCTTCCGAGGGAGTGAAGTTCCAGTCCACCATCAAAGATTTCACGGAAAAGATCAGAGAGATGGGCCCCAACCCGCTAAAGGAGGCCGAGGAAGAGAGCGCCCGGGTGCAGGGAGAACCGCATCATTAG
- a CDS encoding oxidoreductase codes for MALLDIDEKILGVAAIADIAFWPIAVDTKLKDVEAMPDKSITLTLYNGAIRNSENEHVAKLLRQKSALVVAFGSCACFGGIPGLANVTNKKDLQDYVYNKTFTSVNPQGTIPQPKWDGPEGELTLPVMYDTVLTLEDVIDVDYFMPGCPPTTDQINGFLDVVTKHLTEGAALPPKGAVIASQKTLCDECGRTKEVTTIDKIVMPYEIKIDPKKCMLEQGIICLGPATRAGCGAKCLEGNQPCRGCFGPTAEVLDQGGSMLSALASIFKTADNETQLSEDEILELMTQIKDPLGTFYAFTMPKSIIKRKVKEKKAVTQ; via the coding sequence GTGGCCCTTCTGGATATCGATGAGAAGATCCTTGGGGTTGCCGCGATAGCGGACATCGCGTTCTGGCCCATCGCGGTCGATACGAAATTGAAGGACGTGGAGGCGATGCCCGATAAGAGCATCACTCTCACACTATACAACGGAGCCATCAGGAACAGCGAGAACGAGCACGTGGCCAAGCTGCTGCGGCAGAAGTCGGCCCTCGTGGTCGCCTTCGGCTCATGCGCCTGTTTCGGCGGCATACCGGGTCTAGCGAACGTTACGAACAAGAAGGACCTGCAGGACTACGTCTACAACAAAACGTTCACCAGTGTGAACCCCCAGGGTACAATACCCCAGCCCAAGTGGGACGGGCCTGAGGGTGAACTAACCCTGCCGGTCATGTACGACACCGTCCTCACTCTCGAGGACGTCATCGATGTCGACTATTTCATGCCCGGATGCCCTCCCACCACAGACCAGATCAATGGCTTCCTTGATGTCGTGACCAAGCACCTCACCGAAGGCGCTGCACTGCCTCCAAAGGGCGCTGTGATCGCCTCTCAGAAGACCCTGTGCGACGAGTGCGGCAGGACCAAGGAGGTCACCACCATCGACAAGATCGTAATGCCCTACGAGATCAAGATCGATCCCAAGAAGTGCATGCTGGAGCAGGGGATCATCTGTCTTGGACCGGCCACCAGAGCGGGCTGCGGCGCCAAGTGCCTGGAGGGCAACCAGCCGTGTCGTGGATGCTTCGGCCCCACCGCTGAGGTACTGGACCAGGGCGGCTCGATGCTGAGCGCGCTGGCCTCAATATTCAAGACCGCTGACAACGAGACCCAGCTCAGTGAGGATGAGATCCTAGAGCTGATGACGCAGATCAAGGACCCGCTGGGGACGTTCTACGCGTTCACCATGCCCAAGTCCATCATCAAGAGGAAAGTAAAGGAGAAGAAGGCGGTGACGCAATGA
- a CDS encoding Ni/Fe hydrogenase subunit alpha, with protein sequence MTGPIISEPTTRAESKRITIDPITRLEGHGKIEIFLNDEGNVAQAYWQVPELRGFEKFCIGRSVDELNKITARLCGVCPGAHHLCSTKALDKVFKAEPPPAGRKLRELFYAAHYVHSHIAHFYALAAADFVLGPMAPAEKRNILGVVDAVGINIGAEVIKHRSWAQKVQEMMGGKATHPVCGIPGGMAKPLPEDDRKKVEEWAKSTVEFSKFTAQLLTDVVLKNEDYLALITNPGIYYNETYYQGIVDKDNKINFYDGDIRVVDQSGKEMWKFHPDKYLEYIGEHVEPWSYEKFCFQKKIGWKGFTDGPESGIYRCAPLARINASTGFTTPLAQDYYLAMKDFFKGLGINGPIHHTMVMHWARVIELVHAAELMLQLSQDPEITSTDIQTPPGEPGEGVGCLEAPRGTLIHHYVADKNGITTDVNLVVGTTNNNAPINLSVRQAAKGLIKDWQVSPGILNEIEMAYRAYDPCNSCATHTLPGQMPIRATIRNPDGSVFKDIKNY encoded by the coding sequence ATGACCGGCCCGATTATCAGCGAACCTACAACAAGAGCAGAGTCCAAGAGGATCACCATCGATCCCATCACCAGGCTTGAGGGTCACGGGAAGATCGAGATCTTCCTCAATGACGAGGGGAACGTAGCACAGGCGTACTGGCAAGTGCCCGAGCTTAGGGGTTTCGAAAAGTTCTGCATCGGCCGTTCGGTTGATGAGCTCAATAAGATCACCGCTCGTCTGTGTGGTGTGTGTCCCGGAGCCCACCATCTGTGCTCCACAAAAGCACTGGACAAGGTGTTCAAGGCAGAACCCCCACCCGCGGGGAGGAAGCTCCGTGAGCTGTTCTATGCCGCTCACTACGTCCACAGCCACATCGCCCACTTCTACGCCCTGGCAGCGGCCGACTTCGTGCTCGGCCCCATGGCCCCGGCCGAGAAGAGGAACATCCTGGGCGTCGTGGACGCGGTCGGCATCAACATCGGTGCCGAGGTGATCAAGCACCGCTCGTGGGCTCAGAAGGTCCAGGAGATGATGGGTGGAAAGGCCACCCATCCTGTCTGCGGCATTCCCGGCGGTATGGCCAAGCCCCTACCTGAGGATGACCGGAAGAAGGTCGAGGAGTGGGCGAAGTCCACGGTGGAGTTCTCCAAGTTCACCGCCCAGCTGCTCACGGATGTCGTGCTGAAGAACGAGGACTACCTCGCCCTCATCACGAACCCAGGCATCTATTACAACGAGACCTACTACCAAGGTATCGTGGATAAGGACAACAAGATCAACTTCTACGATGGTGATATCCGCGTGGTCGACCAATCGGGCAAGGAGATGTGGAAGTTCCACCCCGACAAGTACCTGGAGTACATCGGGGAGCATGTCGAGCCCTGGTCCTACGAGAAGTTCTGCTTCCAGAAGAAGATCGGCTGGAAAGGCTTCACCGATGGGCCCGAGAGCGGCATCTACCGCTGCGCTCCGCTGGCCAGGATCAACGCGTCCACCGGGTTCACCACCCCACTGGCGCAGGATTACTACCTGGCAATGAAGGACTTCTTCAAGGGACTGGGCATCAACGGACCGATCCACCACACCATGGTGATGCACTGGGCCAGGGTCATCGAGCTGGTCCACGCTGCCGAGCTCATGCTGCAGCTGTCGCAGGATCCGGAGATCACCAGCACGGACATACAGACGCCGCCCGGAGAGCCCGGAGAAGGTGTCGGATGCCTAGAGGCGCCCAGGGGAACTCTGATCCACCACTACGTTGCGGACAAGAACGGCATCACTACCGATGTGAACCTGGTGGTCGGCACCACCAACAACAACGCGCCGATCAACCTGTCCGTACGCCAGGCCGCCAAGGGCCTGATCAAGGACTGGCAGGTCTCCCCCGGTATCCTCAACGAGATCGAGATGGCCTACAGGGCGTACGACCCCTGCAACTCCTGCGCCACGCACACCCTGCCTGGCCAGATGCCCATCCGGGCGACCATCAGGAACCCCGACGGATCAGTATTCAAGGACATCAAGAACTACTGA
- a CDS encoding metallophosphoesterase: MSEVSPIPDHLALEIKGSQNIICVGDLHVGLESELRSHGVFVPSQTARMEKELVSLSQGRDRLVLLGDIKNKVPGSTQQEYAELPRFFRTMMRHYSEVDVVRGNHDTNIEEFLPEGVTVHPSTGLRIDDVGFVHGHTWPSPQVMAARTLIVGHNHPTIALEDSLGNISKEPCWVRFRIKEGNGRYMELPEEVIMVPAFNRSLGGSPINIEKGKMLGPLFSEGMVDIRKARVYLPDGIYLGQVGSLIVRRGARVRTLPKPRDYVY; encoded by the coding sequence ATGAGCGAGGTCAGCCCCATACCGGACCACCTGGCCCTGGAGATCAAAGGGTCACAGAACATCATCTGTGTAGGAGACCTGCATGTGGGGCTGGAGTCCGAGCTCAGGTCCCACGGGGTGTTCGTACCGTCCCAGACCGCTCGCATGGAGAAGGAGCTGGTGTCCCTCAGCCAGGGGAGGGACCGGCTGGTGCTGCTGGGTGACATAAAGAATAAGGTGCCCGGGTCCACACAGCAGGAGTACGCCGAGCTCCCCCGGTTCTTCCGCACAATGATGCGCCACTATTCGGAGGTGGATGTGGTAAGGGGGAACCACGACACCAACATCGAGGAGTTCCTACCAGAAGGAGTAACGGTCCATCCCTCCACGGGGTTACGCATCGATGATGTCGGGTTCGTCCACGGCCACACGTGGCCGTCCCCCCAGGTCATGGCCGCCCGCACGCTGATCGTCGGGCACAACCATCCCACCATCGCCCTCGAGGATTCCCTGGGGAACATCAGCAAGGAGCCGTGCTGGGTCCGGTTCAGGATCAAGGAGGGGAACGGCAGATACATGGAGTTGCCTGAGGAGGTCATCATGGTGCCAGCGTTCAACAGGTCTCTCGGGGGATCACCGATCAACATTGAGAAGGGTAAGATGCTGGGCCCCCTGTTCAGCGAGGGCATGGTGGACATCCGAAAGGCCAGGGTGTACCTGCCGGACGGCATCTACCTCGGACAGGTGGGGTCACTGATCGTCAGGAGGGGGGCCCGCGTCAGGACCCTTCCCAAGCCTCGGGACTATGTCTACTGA
- a CDS encoding metallophosphoesterase family protein, translating into MKIALISDVHANLIALKAVLEDMEGRDVGEIISAGDVVGYYPFPNETIALFRDRAIISIQGNHDRAVLSAGDPHMNPWANSAVSWTLAQLSESSVEYIRAMPRHRSMSIGGTSIAMYHGAPFDDDYYLFEEEATEEVLQSTGCSLLVLGHTHIPFIKRYRSGMIVNPGSIGQPRDGDPDSSYAIYDTETRKAFLLRVPYDIRAVAEKTIKAGLSSSLANRLYVGH; encoded by the coding sequence GTGAAAATAGCGTTAATTTCCGATGTCCATGCCAACCTCATTGCCCTCAAGGCGGTCCTGGAGGACATGGAAGGTCGGGACGTTGGAGAGATAATCTCCGCAGGGGATGTCGTAGGTTATTACCCCTTCCCCAACGAGACGATTGCTCTCTTCAGGGACCGGGCGATCATATCGATACAGGGAAACCACGACAGGGCGGTGCTCAGCGCGGGTGACCCTCATATGAACCCCTGGGCCAACAGCGCGGTGTCGTGGACGCTTGCGCAGCTCTCAGAGAGCTCCGTGGAGTATATTCGTGCGATGCCCCGCCACCGCTCAATGAGCATCGGAGGGACCAGCATAGCCATGTACCATGGGGCCCCCTTCGATGATGATTACTATCTATTCGAAGAGGAGGCCACTGAGGAGGTCCTGCAATCCACAGGCTGCAGCTTGTTGGTGCTGGGTCACACCCATATCCCGTTCATCAAGAGGTACAGGAGCGGCATGATCGTGAACCCCGGCTCCATAGGCCAGCCCCGGGACGGGGACCCGGATTCAAGCTACGCCATATATGATACCGAGACCCGCAAGGCCTTCCTCCTGCGGGTTCCCTATGACATCAGGGCCGTGGCCGAGAAGACCATAAAGGCCGGTCTGTCATCCAGCCTGGCCAATCGCCTGTACGTAGGACACTGA
- a CDS encoding NAD(P)H-hydrate dehydratase, which produces MLDINSEYLGVPIDALMENAGEAVAETIMNELGTGKRIAVVCGVGNNAGDGFVTARNLMRHNDVTVLLANPPSEIRTDAAKRAFEKVKHISSSSVGVNFSNFDIVVDALLGTGTLKEVREPYRTLINRINDSSTYVVSVDVPSGLGTDIQVDADLTVTFTGIKEGMNEGNSGKIVLQDIGIPADAKRFIGPGELIYYPVRNPDVHKGESGRLLIVGGGPFTGAPALAGLAAYRMGVDLVNIATPWMSYAPIASFSPNLVVHRLSDDVLNLADVPCIMEMMKTSDALLIGPGLGCDPSTQEAVRKIVEDCNIPLAIDADAITAVARNVTVLEGKRCVITPHAREYAMLMGRTLPKDIDARQLDVTEAARELGVVLLVKGMIDVVSNGSWTKLNRTGNAGMSVGGTGDVLAGEVGALLSKSVSPFNSARIAAFTNGAAGDLAFDKIGYSLMATDVIECIPDVLRRGLKRVN; this is translated from the coding sequence GTGCTCGATATCAACTCCGAGTACCTGGGGGTCCCTATTGATGCGCTCATGGAGAACGCCGGCGAGGCCGTGGCCGAGACCATAATGAACGAGCTGGGCACGGGCAAGAGGATCGCCGTGGTGTGCGGAGTGGGCAACAACGCCGGTGATGGATTCGTGACCGCGAGGAACCTCATGCGCCACAATGATGTGACGGTCCTGCTGGCTAATCCTCCTTCAGAGATCAGGACTGATGCTGCCAAGAGGGCCTTCGAAAAGGTGAAGCATATCTCCTCGTCCTCGGTGGGAGTGAACTTCTCCAACTTCGACATCGTGGTCGATGCATTGTTGGGTACGGGGACCCTCAAGGAGGTCCGGGAGCCTTACCGCACGCTCATCAACCGCATCAACGACTCGAGCACCTATGTGGTCTCAGTGGACGTCCCCTCGGGGCTAGGAACTGACATCCAGGTGGATGCCGATCTCACGGTCACGTTCACGGGCATAAAGGAAGGCATGAACGAGGGGAACTCTGGCAAGATCGTGCTGCAGGACATCGGGATTCCTGCAGATGCCAAGCGGTTCATAGGTCCAGGGGAGCTGATCTACTATCCGGTGCGCAATCCAGATGTGCACAAAGGCGAGAGCGGGAGGCTCCTCATCGTCGGCGGTGGTCCGTTCACCGGGGCCCCGGCATTGGCAGGGCTGGCCGCGTACCGAATGGGTGTGGACCTGGTCAATATAGCCACTCCATGGATGTCCTACGCCCCCATCGCGTCGTTCTCCCCGAATCTCGTGGTCCACCGTTTGAGCGATGACGTCCTCAACCTGGCCGACGTGCCGTGCATCATGGAGATGATGAAGACCTCGGACGCGCTGCTCATCGGCCCCGGTCTGGGATGTGATCCCTCGACCCAGGAGGCGGTGCGGAAGATCGTGGAGGACTGCAATATCCCCCTGGCGATCGATGCTGACGCCATCACCGCCGTGGCCCGGAACGTCACGGTGCTGGAGGGCAAGAGATGTGTCATCACGCCTCACGCCCGTGAGTACGCCATGCTCATGGGGCGCACGCTCCCCAAGGATATTGACGCCCGCCAGCTGGACGTGACCGAGGCCGCCAGGGAGCTGGGCGTGGTTCTTCTGGTCAAGGGGATGATAGATGTAGTGTCTAATGGATCTTGGACCAAGCTCAATAGGACCGGGAACGCGGGCATGAGCGTTGGTGGGACCGGGGACGTCCTTGCCGGAGAGGTGGGAGCGCTCCTGAGCAAGAGCGTCTCGCCGTTCAATTCCGCCCGCATTGCTGCATTCACCAATGGAGCCGCTGGCGATCTTGCGTTCGACAAGATCGGTTACAGCCTGATGGCCACTGATGTCATCGAATGCATTCCTGACGTTCTCCGGCGGGGGCTCAAGAGAGTGAACTGA
- a CDS encoding DUF211 domain-containing protein encodes MSDIKRIVLDVLKPHHPSIVELSQRLSVLEGTSGVNISIVEVDQDTETVKITIEGNAIIFDDVETAITEAGAVIHSVDSVSAGKRLVEEVETFQDR; translated from the coding sequence TTGAGCGATATCAAGAGGATAGTTTTGGACGTACTGAAGCCGCATCATCCTTCCATAGTAGAGCTCTCTCAGCGCCTGAGCGTGTTGGAGGGGACCTCCGGGGTGAACATATCCATAGTCGAAGTGGACCAGGACACCGAGACCGTCAAGATAACCATCGAGGGGAACGCCATCATCTTTGATGACGTCGAGACAGCCATAACCGAGGCCGGGGCCGTCATCCACTCTGTGGACAGTGTATCCGCAGGGAAGAGACTGGTGGAAGAGGTGGAGACGTTCCAGGACCGCTGA
- a CDS encoding signal recognition particle protein Srp19 (binds to 7S RNA to mediate binding of the signal recognition particle protein Srp54), with protein sequence MAFDADKAWVLWPEYFDISRTRSQGRRVVKALAIQEPSMAMIIKAVEKLGLQYKMEEGKSYPGAWWNKQGLLLVENTMPKSQLLPRVAEQLRSVPRS encoded by the coding sequence ATGGCCTTCGATGCTGACAAAGCCTGGGTGCTGTGGCCGGAGTATTTTGACATCTCACGAACCCGGTCACAAGGCCGTCGGGTCGTGAAAGCGCTGGCCATCCAGGAGCCTTCGATGGCCATGATCATCAAGGCAGTAGAGAAGCTGGGCCTGCAGTACAAGATGGAGGAAGGCAAGTCCTATCCGGGTGCCTGGTGGAACAAGCAGGGTCTTCTGCTGGTAGAGAACACCATGCCCAAATCTCAGCTACTGCCTCGGGTCGCGGAGCAGCTACGGTCTGTCCCCCGCTCTTGA
- a CDS encoding 30S ribosomal protein S8e, giving the protein MALWQGKSKRKPTGGRLVLNRKKRRYEVGREPLLTNLGEESIRMYRTMGGNHKVKMLHAAYANVVDPKNNQVKRVKIVTVKSNPANPNYVQRNIMNRGATIQTELGIARITSRPGQDGTINAVLISE; this is encoded by the coding sequence ATGGCACTTTGGCAGGGTAAATCAAAGCGGAAACCTACCGGCGGCCGCCTGGTATTGAACAGAAAGAAGAGGCGTTACGAGGTCGGACGCGAGCCCCTCCTTACCAACCTGGGCGAGGAGAGCATCAGGATGTACCGCACCATGGGTGGAAACCACAAGGTCAAGATGCTCCATGCTGCCTATGCCAACGTCGTGGACCCCAAGAACAACCAGGTCAAGAGGGTAAAGATCGTTACCGTCAAGTCCAACCCCGCCAACCCCAACTATGTACAGCGTAACATCATGAACCGCGGGGCTACCATCCAGACCGAGCTCGGAATCGCCAGAATCACTTCCCGGCCAGGGCAGGACGGCACCATCAACGCGGTCCTCATCTCCGAGTGA